From the genome of Nocardia mangyaensis:
CCGCCAAGCCCGCCAGCCCGGCGCCGACGAACAGCGCCAACTGCACGAACGCCAGCACAGCATTGCCCGCGACTTTGCCGATCAGCAACTGTCGCAACGGCATCGCGCTGGCCAGGATCTCCACGATCCGGTTCTGTTTCTCCTCCACCACGCTCTGCGCGATCGACATGCCGAACAGCACCGAGGCCAGATAGAAGAGGAAGGCGAAGACGAACGCCACGATCCTGGCCAGGCCGGGATCGACCGCGCCCCGCTCGAGCACGTCGTAGTCCACCGCGGCGCCGCGACCGAGCTGTTCGAGCGAGACGCCCGCGGCATCGGCATTGTGCTGCAACGCGATCTGTTGCGCGGCGGCGGTGATGTAGGTGGCGGTGTCGGTGTCCTCGGCGGTCTTGCCGATGAGCAGCCAACCGCTGGGCTCGACGGGCACGAGGCCGACATCGACCACGTCGTCGCGCACCTGCTGCTCGACTGCGGCGCGGTCGGGGAAGGCGTAGCCGGTGAAGGTGGTGTCGGTGTCGGCGGCCAGCGCGTTGGCGGTGTCGAGCACGGCCGCGGTCTCGGGACCGGTGATCGCCACCTCGACCTTGTCCGGCCTGCTGCTGAGGAACCCGCTGATGGCCAGCGACGCGATGATCGCCACGATCGTGACCACGGTCGAGATGACGAAGTTGCGATCCCGCAGCTTCACCACCACCTCACGCCCAGCGACGATGCGCCACACGCCGCGTGATTCGTTTCCTGGCGTCGCACTCATGCCGTCACCTCGCGATAGATCTCGGCGACCGTCGGCCGCACTTCGGCGAACTCGCGCACCGAGCCGCGCGAGAGTGCCGCTTTCAGAACGTCATCGGTGCCCGCGCCGTCGAACTCCAGCAGCGCGCGTGGTCCCTCGATGTCGAGGACCCGCACTCCGGGATGTTCGTGCAACCAGCCGGGGTCGTCGCCGAGGACCAGCCGGTACCGCGATCCGTTGCCCGCGCGCAGTTCGTCGACCGAGCCCTGCCCGACCACCTTGCCGCGCGCGAGGATCACCAGCCGATCACACAGTCGCTCCACCAGATCCAGTTGATGCGAGGAGAACAGCACCGGTACACCCTGTTGCGCGTACTCGCGCAGCAACTCCACCATGGAGTCGACGGCGACCGGATCGAGTCCGGAGAACGGTTCGTCGAGGATCAGCGCGGTCGGCTGCGCGATCACCGCCGCCGCGATCTGCACCCGCTGCTGATTGCCCAGCGACAGCGATTCGAGCTTGTCCTTGCCCCGGTCGCCCAGCTCGAAGCGTTCGAGCAACTCACC
Proteins encoded in this window:
- a CDS encoding ABC transporter ATP-binding protein, producing the protein MLEVAGLIRRFGDNVAVDGVSFDVEAGLLTGFVGGNGAGKTTTMRMIMGVLGVHGGEVRWDGRPVTALDRRGFGYMPEERGLYPKQPVLDQLVYLARLRGLAAGAARTRAGELLERFELGDRGKDKLESLSLGNQQRVQIAAAVIAQPTALILDEPFSGLDPVAVDSMVELLREYAQQGVPVLFSSHQLDLVERLCDRLVILARGKVVGQGSVDELRAGNGSRYRLVLGDDPGWLHEHPGVRVLDIEGPRALLEFDGAGTDDVLKAALSRGSVREFAEVRPTVAEIYREVTA
- a CDS encoding ABC transporter permease — encoded protein: MSATPGNESRGVWRIVAGREVVVKLRDRNFVISTVVTIVAIIASLAISGFLSSRPDKVEVAITGPETAAVLDTANALAADTDTTFTGYAFPDRAAVEQQVRDDVVDVGLVPVEPSGWLLIGKTAEDTDTATYITAAAQQIALQHNADAAGVSLEQLGRGAAVDYDVLERGAVDPGLARIVAFVFAFLFYLASVLFGMSIAQSVVEEKQNRIVEILASAMPLRQLLIGKVAGNAVLAFVQLALFVGAGLAGLAATGKTEQLGQIAGAAGWFIVFFLVGFLALASLWAVAGSLATRSEDLQSTATPLSMLIMIVLFAGIFLTGTARVVASYVPIMSIVAMPGRLADGTAAWWEPFIALALMAVATYGIVIIAEKIYRRSLMQTQGRLTMRQALALEE